A section of the Rhodobacter sp. genome encodes:
- a CDS encoding 5-formyltetrahydrofolate cyclo-ligase gives MPDKPARFASPPCYAAEVAPDYFDPLAVDPQQARDVARWRKAERTRLLDTRRALSVEARRDWGQALMRHLHSLLPHVPGWGAGTVFSAYWPIKGEADLRPLMADLHAQGIRIALPLVETKAAPLVFRQWTPDTTMVRGDWNIPVPPPDSPVVTPLVSLAPLVGWEDGGYRLGYGGGYFDRTLAGLHPFTIGVGLQSARLATIFPQPHDIALNVIVTEDGVQVFR, from the coding sequence ATGCCCGACAAGCCCGCCCGCTTTGCCTCGCCGCCATGTTACGCGGCCGAGGTCGCGCCCGATTACTTCGATCCCCTCGCGGTCGATCCGCAACAGGCCCGGGACGTCGCCCGCTGGCGCAAGGCCGAACGGACCCGCCTGCTCGACACGCGCAGGGCCCTGTCGGTCGAGGCGCGGCGCGACTGGGGCCAGGCGCTGATGCGGCACCTGCACAGCCTGTTGCCGCATGTCCCGGGCTGGGGGGCGGGCACCGTCTTTTCCGCCTATTGGCCGATCAAGGGCGAGGCCGACCTGCGCCCGCTGATGGCCGACCTGCACGCGCAGGGAATCCGCATTGCCCTGCCGCTGGTGGAAACCAAGGCCGCGCCGCTGGTCTTTCGGCAGTGGACGCCGGACACCACGATGGTGCGCGGCGACTGGAACATCCCCGTCCCGCCCCCCGACTCGCCGGTGGTCACGCCGCTGGTGTCGCTTGCGCCGCTGGTCGGATGGGAGGACGGCGGCTACCGGCTGGGCTATGGCGGCGGGTATTTCGACCGCACGCTGGCCGGGCTGCACCCGTTCACTATCGGCGTGGGGCTGCAATCGGCCCGCCTGGCGACGATCTTTCCGCAACCGCACGACATCGCGCTGAACGTGATCGTCACCGAGGACGGCGTGCAGGTCTTTCGCTAG
- a CDS encoding methyltransferase domain-containing protein, with the protein MIAPIDPRRLAALMVQGVIDGQMLPEVPVPAADPATRAQALRLALATLRNLARADTVLRPHLRHEPAPPVIAALRVGVVAMLDQGEAAHGVVNATVAALKAAPATARAAGLANAVLRKAAAFPGWADLPVQRLPGWLRRRLKGVYGEETLQAIEAAHHRGAALDLTLKPGATPPAGARAIGASWRLDSGVQVSALPGYDSGDWWVQDAAAALPAGMLAVQPGDTVLDLCAAPGGKTMQLAAAGAAVTALDLSEGRLKRLRENLARTGLTAAVVCADILDWAPPAPVDAVLLDAPCSATGTIRRHPDLPMVRKPADVDGLTALQARLIDRALGFLKPGGRLVYCTCSLLPDEGEAQIAAALARHPGLTVATPPQPLGRATPEGGWRTRPDDHEAGIDGFYMALLRRAPA; encoded by the coding sequence ATGATCGCCCCCATTGACCCGCGACGGTTGGCCGCCCTGATGGTGCAGGGCGTGATCGACGGCCAGATGCTGCCCGAGGTCCCCGTGCCCGCCGCCGATCCCGCCACCCGCGCGCAGGCGCTGCGGTTGGCGTTGGCGACGCTGCGCAACCTGGCGCGCGCCGACACCGTTCTGCGCCCCCACCTGCGCCACGAACCCGCGCCGCCGGTGATCGCCGCGCTGCGCGTCGGCGTCGTGGCGATGCTGGACCAGGGCGAGGCCGCGCACGGGGTGGTCAATGCCACGGTCGCGGCACTGAAGGCGGCGCCCGCGACCGCCCGCGCCGCCGGGCTGGCAAACGCCGTGCTGCGCAAGGCGGCCGCGTTTCCGGGCTGGGCCGACCTGCCGGTGCAGCGCCTGCCCGGCTGGCTGCGGCGGCGGTTGAAAGGGGTTTACGGCGAGGAGACCCTGCAAGCCATCGAAGCCGCGCATCACCGGGGCGCCGCGCTGGACCTGACGCTGAAACCGGGCGCCACGCCCCCCGCCGGCGCGCGCGCTATCGGCGCCTCGTGGCGGCTCGATTCCGGGGTGCAGGTCAGCGCGCTGCCCGGCTATGACAGCGGCGACTGGTGGGTGCAGGACGCCGCCGCCGCGCTGCCCGCCGGAATGCTGGCGGTGCAGCCCGGGGACACGGTGCTGGATCTGTGCGCCGCGCCCGGCGGCAAGACGATGCAACTGGCCGCGGCCGGGGCGGCGGTGACGGCGCTCGATCTGTCCGAGGGGCGGCTGAAGCGCCTGCGCGAGAACCTGGCGCGCACCGGCCTGACCGCCGCCGTCGTCTGCGCCGACATACTGGACTGGGCACCGCCCGCGCCGGTGGACGCGGTGCTGCTGGATGCGCCCTGTTCCGCCACCGGCACCATCCGCCGCCACCCCGACCTGCCGATGGTGCGCAAACCCGCCGATGTGGACGGGTTGACCGCCCTTCAGGCGCGGCTCATCGACCGGGCACTGGGCTTTCTGAAACCGGGCGGGCGGCTGGTCTATTGCACCTGTTCGCTATTGCCCGACGAGGGCGAGGCGCAGATTGCCGCCGCCCTGGCCCGTCATCCCGGCCTGACCGTCGCCACCCCGCCCCAACCGCTGGGCCGCGCCACGCCGGAGGGCGGCTGGCGCACGCGCCCCGACGATCACGAAGCCGGGATCGACGGCTTCTACATGGCGCTTCTTCGCCGCGCCCCGGCGTGA
- a CDS encoding DUF3035 domain-containing protein, whose amino-acid sequence MSTLRLGVLIAFGLLAVSACSRAGETPQLMNLQARQDSPDEFSIVPTNPLQAPSDYRTLPTPTPGGTNLVDPDPRAEAVAAMGGRPSAGQSRGVPAADAGLVRYAGRQGVDPEIRQELASEDLQLRQGTRVRPLERLFNTNMYRQAYEEQLLDPQDELQRWRTRGVRTPAAPPPGQ is encoded by the coding sequence ATGAGCACTCTTCGCCTTGGCGTCTTGATCGCGTTCGGCCTGTTGGCCGTCAGCGCCTGCTCGCGGGCCGGCGAAACGCCGCAACTGATGAACCTTCAGGCGCGGCAGGACAGCCCGGACGAATTCTCGATCGTGCCGACCAACCCGCTTCAGGCGCCGTCCGACTACCGCACCTTGCCGACCCCGACCCCGGGCGGCACCAATCTGGTCGATCCCGATCCCCGGGCCGAGGCCGTGGCCGCAATGGGCGGGCGCCCCTCGGCCGGCCAGTCGCGGGGCGTGCCGGCGGCCGATGCCGGTCTGGTCCGCTATGCCGGGCGTCAGGGCGTGGACCCGGAAATCCGTCAGGAACTGGCGTCCGAGGACCTGCAACTGCGTCAGGGCACGCGCGTCCGCCCGCTGGAACGCCTGTTCAACACCAACATGTATCGCCAGGCCTACGAGGAACAGCTCCTCGACCCGCAGGACGAACTGCAGCGCTGGCGCACCCGGGGCGTGCGCACCCCCGCGGCCCCGCCGCCCGGTCAGTAA
- a CDS encoding insulinase family protein gives MFFAKRLIAVAFLLAATSLSARASEPVEFTLDNGMQVVVIEDHRAPVVVHMVWYRVGAADDPAGHSGIAHFLEHLMFKATDTMEEGDFDRIVQANGGTHNAFTSWDYTAYHQRVAADRLGLMMQMEADRMTHLRLDRSDWLPERDVILRERGQTLESSPDRVFGEQMRAALFQNSPYGRPIIGWRHEMEQLTGDIAAAFYHQHYAPNNAILVVAGDVTPDSVRALAEQYYGPIPPVADLPPRDHPVEPPQYAERRLVMHDARVGQPYLYRLYLAPRRQAGDQQQAAAFQVLAALLGGSSQTSVLERALTYDQNVAVSAWAGYDGTALDQGTFTLGVMPKPGVTLQQAEDAMDQVVAEFIANGPDPEQFQRVRMQLRASAIYDQDDTAGRAQNVGEDLAIGLTLQDYHDWLGALESVTPEDVVAAARQLNRNASVTGWLMGEDAQ, from the coding sequence ATGTTCTTCGCCAAGCGCCTGATCGCCGTCGCCTTTCTGCTGGCGGCGACCTCGCTGTCCGCCCGCGCCTCGGAGCCGGTGGAATTCACCCTGGACAACGGGATGCAGGTCGTCGTGATCGAGGATCACCGCGCCCCGGTGGTGGTGCACATGGTCTGGTATCGCGTCGGCGCGGCCGACGATCCGGCAGGCCATTCCGGCATCGCCCATTTCCTGGAACATCTGATGTTCAAGGCCACGGACACGATGGAAGAGGGCGATTTCGACCGCATCGTGCAGGCCAATGGCGGCACCCACAACGCGTTTACCAGCTGGGATTATACCGCCTATCACCAGCGCGTTGCCGCCGACCGGCTGGGCCTGATGATGCAGATGGAGGCCGACCGCATGACGCATTTGCGGCTGGACCGCTCGGACTGGCTGCCGGAACGCGACGTGATCCTGCGCGAACGCGGGCAGACGCTGGAATCCAGCCCCGACCGCGTGTTCGGCGAGCAGATGCGCGCCGCACTGTTCCAAAACAGCCCCTATGGCAGGCCGATCATCGGCTGGCGCCACGAGATGGAGCAACTGACCGGCGACATCGCCGCGGCCTTTTATCACCAGCACTATGCGCCGAACAACGCGATCCTGGTCGTCGCCGGCGATGTCACCCCCGACTCGGTCCGCGCTTTGGCCGAACAGTATTACGGGCCGATTCCCCCGGTGGCCGACCTGCCGCCGCGCGATCACCCCGTCGAGCCGCCGCAATACGCCGAACGGCGCCTGGTGATGCACGATGCACGGGTGGGCCAACCCTATCTCTACCGGCTGTATCTGGCGCCGCGCCGGCAGGCGGGCGACCAGCAACAGGCGGCGGCTTTTCAGGTGCTGGCGGCGCTGCTGGGCGGATCGTCGCAGACCTCGGTTCTGGAACGCGCGCTGACCTATGACCAGAACGTCGCCGTCAGTGCCTGGGCAGGCTACGACGGCACGGCGCTGGATCAGGGGACCTTTACCCTGGGCGTGATGCCGAAACCCGGCGTGACCTTGCAGCAGGCCGAGGACGCGATGGATCAGGTCGTGGCCGAATTCATCGCCAACGGCCCCGACCCCGAGCAGTTCCAGCGCGTGCGGATGCAACTGCGCGCCAGCGCGATCTACGACCAGGACGACACCGCCGGACGCGCGCAGAACGTTGGCGAGGATCTGGCGATCGGCCTGACCTTGCAGGATTATCACGACTGGCTGGGCGCGCTGGAATCGGTCACCCCCGAGGATGTCGTCGCCGCCGCGCGGCAGTTGAACCGCAACGCCTCGGTCACCGGCTGGCTGATGGGAGAGGATGCTCAATGA
- a CDS encoding cytochrome P450, with the protein MSGCPMHQSSDRARAFDPFGPAFQSDPPGALAWARDGEPVFYSEVLNYWVVTRYADIKAVFRDNLTFSASVALEKMVPPTAEAVEILKTYAFDLRKTLVNEDEPIHMERRRALLDAFSPAALESHEAMVRSLVRDRVDAIIDTGEADLVKALLWEVPLTVALHFLGVPESDMGKLREFSVAHTLNVWGKPSDDEQAELAHGVGRFWAYCGAVLERMKANPDGHGWMHDMIRANREIPEIVTDNYLHSMLMAIIVAAHETTALAGANMMRRMLGDRAAWRAVCRNPDLIPNAVEECLRHSGSQVAWRRVTTTDTTVGGVPIPEGARLLIVSASGNHDPRQFENPDALDLWRDNAASHLTFGYGAHQCMGKNLGRMELRVMLEELTRRLPHMALQDQTFHALPNVSFYGVDRVLVHWDPAQNPERRNPALRAGTRRFPIGAPDVRVLTRALRVARLAPVAEGVLGLTLEDPEGAPLPPWSPGAHIDLHLPGDLTRKYSLCGENGAWSLAILREDQGRGGSRWIHDSLRAGDIVHTRGPRNHFRLDDSAPAHVLIAGGIGITPILAMADHLRDRPHALHYAGRSRAGMALLDRVTRDHPGAHLWIGDEGRRMDLPALIAAAPPGAQVCVCGPARLIQGVEAACAARPDLILTFEHFDPVDTALDPDRDHAFTVELLDSDLTLTVPATRSLLDVLHETGIDVPCDCGEGLCGTCEIEVADGGIDHRDRVLTRTERAEGRRMMACCSRAAGDRLKVRL; encoded by the coding sequence ATGTCCGGCTGCCCCATGCACCAATCCAGCGACCGCGCGCGCGCGTTCGATCCCTTTGGCCCCGCGTTCCAATCCGATCCTCCCGGCGCGCTGGCCTGGGCCCGCGACGGCGAGCCGGTCTTTTACTCCGAGGTGCTGAACTACTGGGTCGTCACCCGCTATGCGGACATCAAGGCGGTGTTTCGCGACAACCTCACCTTCTCGGCCTCGGTCGCGCTGGAAAAGATGGTGCCCCCCACAGCCGAGGCGGTCGAAATCCTGAAGACCTATGCCTTTGACCTGCGCAAGACCCTGGTGAACGAGGACGAGCCCATCCATATGGAGCGCCGCCGCGCGCTGCTGGATGCCTTTTCCCCCGCCGCGCTGGAAAGCCACGAGGCGATGGTGCGCTCGCTGGTGCGCGACCGGGTGGATGCCATCATCGACACGGGCGAGGCCGACCTGGTCAAGGCGCTGCTATGGGAGGTTCCCCTGACTGTCGCCCTGCATTTCCTGGGCGTGCCCGAAAGCGACATGGGAAAACTGCGCGAGTTTTCGGTGGCCCACACGCTCAACGTCTGGGGCAAGCCCAGCGACGACGAGCAGGCCGAACTGGCGCATGGCGTGGGCCGTTTCTGGGCCTATTGCGGCGCGGTTCTTGAGCGGATGAAGGCCAACCCCGACGGCCACGGCTGGATGCACGACATGATTCGCGCCAACCGCGAAATCCCCGAGATCGTCACCGACAATTATCTGCACTCGATGCTGATGGCGATCATCGTCGCCGCGCATGAGACGACGGCGCTGGCGGGCGCGAACATGATGCGGCGGATGCTGGGCGACCGGGCGGCCTGGCGCGCGGTCTGCCGCAACCCCGACCTGATCCCCAACGCGGTCGAGGAATGTCTGCGGCACTCGGGCTCGCAAGTGGCATGGCGGCGGGTGACGACCACCGACACCACGGTCGGCGGCGTGCCGATCCCCGAGGGCGCGCGGCTTCTGATCGTCTCGGCCTCGGGCAATCATGACCCGCGCCAGTTCGAGAACCCCGACGCGCTGGACCTGTGGCGCGACAACGCGGCCTCGCATCTGACGTTCGGCTATGGCGCGCATCAATGCATGGGCAAGAACCTGGGCCGCATGGAACTGCGCGTGATGCTCGAGGAACTGACGCGCCGCCTGCCGCATATGGCGTTGCAGGATCAGACCTTTCACGCGCTGCCCAACGTCAGTTTCTATGGCGTGGACCGGGTTCTGGTGCACTGGGACCCCGCGCAGAACCCTGAACGCCGCAATCCCGCCCTGCGCGCGGGCACCCGCCGCTTTCCCATCGGCGCCCCCGATGTGCGGGTGCTGACCCGCGCGCTGCGGGTCGCCAGGCTGGCGCCCGTGGCCGAGGGCGTGCTGGGCCTGACGCTGGAAGACCCCGAGGGCGCGCCCCTTCCCCCCTGGTCGCCCGGCGCGCATATCGACCTGCACCTGCCGGGCGATCTGACGCGGAAATATTCGCTCTGCGGTGAAAACGGCGCCTGGTCGCTGGCCATCCTGCGCGAGGATCAGGGCCGCGGCGGGTCGCGCTGGATCCATGACTCGTTGCGCGCGGGCGACATCGTTCACACGCGCGGCCCGCGCAATCACTTCCGGCTGGATGACAGCGCCCCCGCCCATGTCCTGATCGCGGGCGGCATCGGCATCACCCCCATCCTGGCGATGGCCGACCATCTGCGCGACCGGCCCCACGCGCTGCACTACGCAGGGCGCAGCCGCGCCGGCATGGCGCTGCTGGACCGGGTGACACGCGATCATCCCGGCGCGCATCTGTGGATCGGGGACGAGGGGCGGCGCATGGACCTGCCCGCGCTGATCGCCGCCGCGCCCCCGGGCGCGCAGGTCTGCGTCTGCGGCCCGGCGCGGCTGATCCAGGGGGTCGAGGCCGCCTGTGCCGCCCGCCCCGACCTGATCCTGACCTTCGAACATTTCGATCCGGTCGATACCGCGCTGGACCCGGACCGCGACCACGCCTTTACCGTCGAACTGCTGGATTCCGACCTGACCCTCACCGTGCCCGCCACGCGCAGCCTGCTGGACGTGCTGCACGAAACCGGCATCGACGTGCCTTGCGACTGCGGCGAGGGTCTGTGCGGCACCTGCGAGATCGAGGTCGCCGACGGAGGGATCGACCACCGCGACCGCGTTCTGACCCGCACCGAGCGGGCCGAGGGGCGGCGGATGATGGCCTGTTGTTCGCGCGCCGCGGGGGATCGGCTGAAGGTGCGCCTGTAA
- a CDS encoding heparinase II/III family protein: protein MDHGWAARKRRWGNRLAARAVRSAPAAGGFTSMPEPRTVGFFARGRQIAQGNFLLSGHMVETLEPWTVDPPSQGFADELHGMSWLDHLAANGDRTARLAAQGWVFDWIDRFGMGDGPGWAPDLTGRRLLRWLHHAIFLTSARSGAENQPFFAALGRQTAFLARRWQAAEPGLPRFEALTGLLYAAYALLGMDGYREAAMQALSTACARDIDAGGAIASRNPEDLLEVFTLLTWAKLALEDAEHPVPPALEAAIDRITPCLRTLRHADGGLARFHGGGRGMEGRFEHALAIAAVPVRPTLPQAMGFARLEGGRTSVIVDAAAPPAGPAAQRAHASMLAFELTSNRRPLIVNSGSGVPFGPEWEKAARATNSHSTLSIDGTSSARFGRASKPEDGGAPLVDGPDLVTLHRTDERDAASLLISHDGYVATHGLTHVRTLELSRDGRVLLGEDTLAALEPNHRKTFDRLLNASRMRGIAYSLRFHLHPEADPSLDMNGSAVSVALPSGEIWVFRFDGPGRLSLEPSVYLEKGRLAPRPCQQIVVRAAILDETSQINWTLAKAQDTPLAIRDIGRDTGLALPRDLFALD from the coding sequence ATGGATCACGGCTGGGCAGCGCGCAAACGCCGGTGGGGCAACCGCCTCGCCGCGCGCGCGGTGCGCTCGGCGCCAGCGGCGGGTGGCTTTACCTCGATGCCGGAGCCGCGCACCGTGGGCTTCTTTGCGCGCGGCCGGCAGATCGCGCAGGGCAATTTCCTGCTGTCCGGGCACATGGTCGAAACGCTGGAACCCTGGACGGTGGACCCCCCCTCGCAGGGGTTCGCGGATGAACTGCATGGCATGAGCTGGCTGGACCATCTGGCCGCCAATGGCGACCGGACCGCGCGGCTGGCGGCGCAGGGCTGGGTGTTCGACTGGATCGACCGCTTCGGCATGGGGGACGGCCCGGGATGGGCGCCCGACCTGACAGGGCGCCGCCTGCTGCGCTGGCTGCATCACGCGATCTTCCTCACCTCGGCCCGCAGCGGCGCGGAAAACCAACCCTTTTTCGCCGCCCTGGGCCGCCAGACCGCGTTCCTGGCGCGCCGCTGGCAGGCCGCAGAACCCGGCCTGCCCCGGTTCGAGGCCCTGACCGGCCTGCTTTACGCCGCCTATGCCCTGCTGGGCATGGACGGGTATCGCGAGGCCGCGATGCAGGCCCTGTCCACGGCGTGCGCGCGCGACATCGACGCGGGCGGTGCCATCGCCAGCCGCAACCCTGAGGACCTGCTCGAAGTCTTCACCCTGCTGACCTGGGCCAAGCTGGCGCTCGAGGATGCCGAACACCCGGTGCCCCCGGCGCTCGAGGCCGCGATCGACCGCATCACGCCGTGCCTGCGCACCCTCAGACACGCCGACGGCGGGTTGGCCCGCTTTCACGGCGGCGGTCGCGGGATGGAGGGGCGGTTCGAACACGCGCTGGCCATCGCCGCCGTGCCGGTGCGCCCGACGTTGCCGCAGGCGATGGGCTTTGCCCGGCTGGAAGGCGGGCGCACCAGCGTGATCGTCGATGCCGCCGCCCCGCCCGCCGGGCCGGCCGCGCAGCGCGCCCATGCGTCGATGCTGGCGTTCGAACTGACCTCGAACCGCAGGCCGCTGATCGTCAACTCGGGCTCGGGCGTGCCCTTTGGGCCGGAATGGGAAAAGGCCGCCCGCGCCACCAATTCGCATTCGACCCTGTCGATCGACGGCACGTCCTCGGCCCGGTTCGGCCGCGCCAGCAAGCCCGAGGACGGTGGCGCGCCCCTGGTCGATGGGCCCGATCTGGTTACGCTGCACCGCACGGACGAACGCGATGCGGCCTCGTTGCTCATCAGTCATGACGGCTATGTGGCCACCCACGGGCTGACCCATGTGCGCACGCTGGAATTGTCGCGCGACGGGCGCGTGTTGCTGGGCGAGGATACGCTGGCGGCGCTGGAGCCCAACCATCGCAAGACCTTCGACCGGCTGCTGAACGCCAGCCGGATGCGCGGCATCGCCTATTCGCTGCGCTTCCACCTGCACCCCGAGGCCGACCCCTCGCTGGACATGAACGGCAGCGCGGTCTCGGTCGCGCTGCCCTCGGGCGAGATCTGGGTGTTCCGCTTCGACGGGCCGGGGCGCCTGTCGCTGGAACCCTCGGTCTATCTGGAAAAGGGCCGACTGGCGCCGCGCCCGTGCCAGCAGATCGTCGTTCGCGCCGCGATCCTGGACGAAACCAGCCAGATCAACTGGACACTGGCCAAGGCACAGGATACCCCGCTGGCAATTCGCGACATCGGCCGCGACACCGGCCTGGCCCTGCCGCGAGATCTGTTCGCTCTCGACTGA
- the purH gene encoding bifunctional phosphoribosylaminoimidazolecarboxamide formyltransferase/IMP cyclohydrolase has translation MTDIVPLKRALLSVSDKSGLIDLGRALAAKGVELVSTGGTAKALRDAGLAVRDVADLTGFPEMMDGRVKTLHPMVHGGLLALREDAGHRASMDEHGILPIDLLVVNLYPFEATVARGGDYDDCVENIDIGGPAMLRAAAKNHAWVTVITDPADYAPLLAQLEQGGTTLRFRQDMAANTYARTAAYDAAVSAWFASTLETPAPRRRAFAGTLAQTLRYGENPHQSAAFYTDGTGRPGVATAVQHQGKELSYNNINDTDAAFELVAEFTDGPACAIIKHANPSGVARGATLLQAYKAAFDCDRTSAFGGIVALNRPLDAETAHEITGIFTEVVIAPGASDEARAIFAAKKNLRLLTTEGLPDVRAGGLTFRQVAGGFLVQDKDNGFVGLDDLKVVTKKAPTEAQMQDLLFAWKVAKHVKSNAIVYVRDGATVGVGAGQMSRVDSALIAAKKAERMAEVLGLPQPLTLGSAVASDAFFPFPDGLMEAAAAGATCVIQPGGSMRDAEVIAAADEAGLAMVFTGMRHFRH, from the coding sequence ATGACCGACATCGTCCCGCTGAAACGCGCCCTGCTCTCTGTTTCCGACAAGAGCGGTCTGATCGACCTGGGCCGCGCCCTGGCCGCCAAGGGGGTCGAGCTGGTCTCGACCGGGGGCACCGCCAAGGCGCTGCGCGACGCGGGGCTGGCCGTCAGGGACGTGGCCGACCTGACCGGCTTCCCCGAGATGATGGACGGCCGCGTCAAGACGCTGCACCCGATGGTGCACGGCGGCCTGCTGGCGCTGCGCGAGGACGCCGGACACCGCGCCTCGATGGACGAACACGGCATCCTGCCGATCGACCTGCTGGTGGTGAATCTCTATCCGTTCGAGGCCACCGTGGCGCGCGGCGGCGATTATGACGACTGCGTGGAAAACATCGACATCGGCGGCCCGGCCATGCTGCGCGCGGCAGCCAAGAACCACGCCTGGGTCACCGTCATCACCGACCCCGCCGATTATGCCCCGCTGCTGGCGCAACTGGAGCAGGGCGGCACCACGCTGCGGTTCCGGCAGGACATGGCGGCGAATACCTATGCCCGCACCGCCGCCTATGACGCGGCCGTCAGCGCCTGGTTCGCCAGCACGCTGGAAACCCCCGCGCCGCGCCGCCGCGCCTTTGCCGGCACCCTGGCGCAGACCCTGCGCTACGGCGAGAACCCGCACCAGTCGGCGGCCTTCTACACCGACGGCACCGGCCGCCCCGGGGTCGCCACCGCCGTGCAGCACCAGGGCAAGGAGCTGTCCTACAACAACATCAACGACACCGACGCGGCGTTCGAACTGGTGGCCGAATTCACCGACGGCCCGGCCTGCGCGATCATCAAGCACGCGAACCCCAGCGGCGTCGCGCGCGGGGCGACCCTGCTTCAGGCCTACAAGGCGGCCTTCGACTGTGATCGCACCTCGGCCTTTGGCGGCATCGTCGCGCTGAACCGGCCGCTGGACGCCGAGACCGCGCACGAGATCACCGGCATCTTCACCGAGGTCGTGATCGCCCCCGGCGCCAGCGACGAGGCCCGCGCCATTTTCGCCGCCAAGAAGAACCTGCGCCTGCTGACGACCGAGGGGCTGCCCGATGTGCGCGCGGGCGGGCTGACCTTTCGCCAGGTCGCCGGCGGCTTTCTGGTCCAGGACAAGGACAACGGCTTTGTCGGTCTGGACGATCTGAAAGTGGTCACGAAAAAGGCCCCGACCGAGGCCCAGATGCAGGACCTGCTCTTTGCCTGGAAGGTCGCCAAGCACGTCAAGTCGAACGCCATCGTCTATGTCCGGGACGGCGCCACCGTGGGCGTCGGCGCCGGGCAGATGAGCCGCGTGGACAGCGCCCTGATCGCCGCCAAAAAGGCCGAGCGCATGGCCGAGGTCCTGGGCCTGCCGCAACCGCTGACCCTTGGCTCTGCGGTGGCGTCGGACGCGTTCTTCCCCTTCCCCGACGGCCTGATGGAGGCCGCCGCGGCCGGGGCGACCTGCGTCATCCAGCCCGGCGGGTCGATGCGCGACGCCGAGGTCATCGCCGCCGCCGACGAGGCGGGCCTGGCGATGGTCTTCACCGGAATGCGCCATTTCCGGCACTGA
- a CDS encoding DUF1674 domain-containing protein, translating to MDRSDLPPAAQRALAEAEARRKAAEAAPTPPRELGGRDGPEPVRYGDWEKKGIAVDF from the coding sequence ATGGACCGTTCCGACCTGCCGCCCGCCGCCCAGCGCGCCCTGGCCGAGGCCGAGGCCCGCCGCAAGGCCGCCGAAGCCGCCCCGACCCCGCCCAGGGAACTGGGCGGCCGCGACGGGCCTGAGCCGGTGCGCTACGGCGACTGGGAAAAGAAGGGCATCGCCGTCGATTTCTAG
- the lspA gene encoding signal peptidase II, whose amino-acid sequence MKIALWTSILVIALDQALKWLVVVGLDLPAVLHIDLWPPFVALTMAWNRGVNFGLFADESQLLRWGLVVLPVIVSALVWRWTRKEGARPAMQLAAGALIGGALGNAIDRAIWGAVADFLNVSCCGWTNPWAFNVADIAIFVGAFGLILAAGGKTPRDGGTGLG is encoded by the coding sequence ATGAAGATCGCGCTCTGGACCTCGATTCTGGTGATCGCGCTGGATCAGGCGCTGAAATGGCTGGTGGTGGTCGGTCTCGATCTGCCGGCGGTCCTGCACATCGACCTCTGGCCGCCCTTTGTCGCGCTGACCATGGCGTGGAACCGGGGGGTGAATTTTGGCCTGTTCGCCGACGAATCGCAGCTTCTGCGCTGGGGTCTGGTGGTGCTGCCGGTGATCGTCAGCGCGCTGGTCTGGCGCTGGACCCGCAAGGAAGGCGCGCGCCCGGCGATGCAACTGGCGGCGGGGGCGCTGATCGGCGGCGCCCTTGGCAACGCCATCGACCGCGCCATTTGGGGCGCGGTGGCGGATTTCCTGAACGTTTCGTGCTGCGGATGGACCAATCCCTGGGCGTTCAACGTCGCCGATATCGCGATCTTTGTCGGCGCCTTCGGGCTGATCCTTGCCGCCGGGGGAAAAACGCCCCGTGACGGCGGGACAGGCTTGGGCTAA